One part of the Rattus rattus isolate New Zealand chromosome 14, Rrattus_CSIRO_v1, whole genome shotgun sequence genome encodes these proteins:
- the Higd2a gene encoding HIG1 domain family member 2A, mitochondrial, with the protein MAAPGPVSPEAPFDPSKAPVIEGFSPTVYTNPEGFKEKFIRKTRENPMVPIGCLGTAAALTYGLYCFHRGQSHRSQLMMRTRIAAQGFTVVAILLGLAASTMKSRS; encoded by the exons ATGGCGGCTCCGGGTCCTGTGAGTCCAGAGGCGCCTTTTGATCCGTCCAAGGCCCCAGTTATCGAGGGCTTCAGCCCCACGGTCTACACCAATCCAGAGGGCTTCAAGGAAAAGTTTATTCGCAAGACCCGTGAGAACCCAATGGTGCCTATAG GCTGTCTGGGTACGGCGGCTGCCCTCACGTATGGCCTTTACTGCTTCCACCGCGGCCAGAGCCACCGATCCCAACTAATGATGCGCACCCGGATCGCTGCCCAGGGTTTCACGGTCGTAGCCATCTTGTTGGGGTTAGCAGCATCCACTATGAAGTCTCGATCCTGA
- the Nop16 gene encoding LOW QUALITY PROTEIN: nucleolar protein 16 (The sequence of the model RefSeq protein was modified relative to this genomic sequence to represent the inferred CDS: substituted 1 base at 1 genomic stop codon), which yields MPKAKGKTRRQKFGYNVNRKRLNRNARRKAAPRIEWXGLPHAWDHTKSVRQNLAEMGLAMDPNKAVPLRKRKVKAMEVDPEERPKDLVRKPYVVNDLEAEASLPEKKGNTLSRDLIDYVHYMVENHGEDYKAMARDEKNYYQDTPKQIRNKINVYKRFYPTEWQVFMDSLQNKKMEVD from the exons ATGCCCAAGGCTAAGGGAAAGACTCGGAGGCAGAAGTTCGGTTACAACGTCAACCGAAAGCGTCTGAACCGGAATGCTCGTCGGAAGGCAGCGCCACGGATCGAGTGGTGAGGG CTCCCACATGCCTGGGACCACACCAAATCCGTGCGGCAGAACCTGGCGGAGATGGGGTTGGCCATGGACCCCAACAAAGCGGTTCCCCTCCGTAAGAGGAAG GTAAAGGCCATGGAGGTAGACCCGGAGGAGAGACCCAAGGATCTTGTTCGGAAGCCCTATGTGGTTAATG acctggaggcagaagccagcctcccagagaagaaaggaaataccTTGTCTCGGGACCTCATCGATTATGTTCATTACATGGTGGAGAATCACGGGGAGGACTATAAG GCCATGGCCCGGGATGAGAAGAATTACTATCAAGACACCCCAAAACAGATCCGGAATAAGATCAATGTCTATAAGCGCTTTTACCCAACGGAGTGGCAAGTCTTCATGGATTCTCTGCAGAATAAGAAGATGGAGGTAGACTGA